In one window of Macadamia integrifolia cultivar HAES 741 chromosome 2, SCU_Mint_v3, whole genome shotgun sequence DNA:
- the LOC122067376 gene encoding protein ROH1-like yields the protein MPATDYQGSSAPFASIGRSILSIRRDQVHSMEGNQDPTSQELELEAFQKQVTDRFNDLHAVPGEDLLSLSWIRRLLDAFLSCQEDFRVILFNNKALVSKPPLDRMINEFFERSVKALDVCNAIRDGIEQVRQWQKHLEIVLCALDSRQRTLGEGQFRRAKKALTDFAIAILDDKDSSSVLAHRNRSFGRNNTSNKDHRASGHFRSLSWSVSRTWSAARQLQAISNNLAPPRGNEIVATGGLAVPVYTMNSVLLFVMWALVAAIPCKDRGLQTHFAIPRQFPWSNSILSLHERILEESKKRDRKNASGLMREIYQIEKSVRHLTEMADAVQLPLTEEREKEVRQGVSELSLILDSVKEGLDPLERQVREVFHKIVRSRTEGLDCLGRSNNPE from the coding sequence ATGCCTGCGACGGATTACCAGGGTTCATCAGCGCCTTTCGCCTCGATAGGTCGTTCGATATTGAGCATTAGGCGTGATCAAGTTCATTCCATGGAAGGGAACCAGGATCCTACCAGCCAGGAATTGGAGCTCGAGGCGTTCCAGAAACAGGTTACAGATCGATTCAATGATCTTCACGCTGTTCCTGGTGAAGATCTGCTCTCCCTCTCTTGGATTCGTCGTCTTCTGGATGCATTCCTCAGCTGCCAAGAGGATTTCAGGGTTATCTTGTTCAATAACAAGGCCCTCGTCTCGAAACCTCCCCTGGATCGCATGATCAACGAATTTTTTGAGAGAAGCGTCAAGGCGCTTGATGTTTGCAACGCTATACGCGATGGAATCGAGCAGGTCCGACAATGGCAGAAACACCTGGAGATCGTTCTCTGCGCCTTGGACTCTCGCCAGAGGACTCTCGGAGAGGGCCAGTTTCGCCGGGCTAAGAAGGCTTTGACGGATTTCGCAATCGCCATTCTCGATGACAAGGATTCTAGTTCTGTCCTTGCCCACAGGAACCGTTCGTTTGGGAGAAACAACACAAGCAACAAGGACCATCGTGCATCAGGGCATTTCCGCTCCCTTTCATGGAGTGTCTCTCGCACATGGTCCGCCGCTAGGCAGCTTCAGGCGATTAGTAACAACTTGGCCCCTCCTCGTGGCAATGAGATTGTCGCCACTGGTGGGCTTGCAGTCCCCGTCTACACCATGAACTCGGTTCTTCTGTTTGTGATGTGGGCTCTCGTCGCTGCAATTCCTTGCAAGGACCGTGGTCTGCAAACCCATTTCGCCATCCCTCGCCAATTCCCATGGTCAAACTCAATTCTGTCACTCCATGAACGTATTTTGGAGGAATCCAAGAAACGAGACCGAAAGAATGCGAGTGGATTGATGAGGGAAATATATCAGATCGAGAAATCTGTGCGTCACTTGACTGAGATGGCTGATGCAGTTCAGTTGCCGTTGACGGAGGAGCGGGAGAAGGAGGTGAGGCAGGGAGTCTCGGAATTGTCACTGATCTTGGATTCGGTGAAGGAGGGATTGGATCCTCTGGAGCGCCAGGTAAGGGAGGTGTTCCATAAAATCGTGCGTAGCCGAACTGAGGGTCTTGACTGCTTGGGTAGGTCAAACAATCCTGAATGA
- the LOC122060990 gene encoding protein FAM135B-like isoform X2 — protein MFRGQRFLNGGHHKIPHTKRLLYAKGEPLVMFETVQEIAIYIHRFHNLDLFQQGWYQIKITMRWEDGRYTSPGTPARVVQYEAPDLGSDDIIGIWRIDDKENSFSTQPFRIKYARQDVILSVMISFNIPLRKFEVPATSAVILKFELLHASILENEYDFQASLEALPAAVHEFRIPPKGLLGLHSYFPVHFDTFHAVLVDLSVHVTLLKAGAYTPPKKVSSDIHRVGDAAHENCDKSNQVLDQGVCEDSKHISLLKALLIARDILLEELQKLSKAIDQKVDLTDYVSNMGESKLISPYLLGDNMASIGISDVTMGMRRVASEPWNSFKKPNGIFDFGSDEVQQSLTKENLLSAFHSTSNQLSFLWNVFLKFHRANKTKILEFLRDAWAIDRRAEWSIWMVYSKVHMPHQFLRSGNDSSSQHSTRGRVSIAKKINDDPAETAQARAELHRRSIAQMRINNRSVQDMHIFGDPLHVPVLIVERAANAPFRTTSGNSFFSSMELRDTRIEPNIMAVNKLSAAGTHRNGRVLRAVVFVHGFQGHHLDLRLVRNQWLLIDPGAEFLMSKANEEKTSGDFREMGSRLAEEVTSFLKKKIDRMSRSGGFRNIKLSFVGHSIGNVIIRTALTESVMEPYLRYLHTYLSMSGPHLGYLYCSNSLFNSGLWLLKKLKGSQCIHQLTFSDDSDLQNTFFYRLCKRKTFEYFRNIILLSSPQDGYVPYHSARIELCQASLWDYSKKGKIFMEMLHNCLDQISSPSSERRAVIRCDVNFDTSSHGRNLNTFIGRAAHIEFLETDIFARLLMWSFPELFR, from the exons ATGTTTCGCGGTCAGAGATTTCTAAATGGTGGTCACCATAAGATCCCGCATACAAAGAGGTTGCTTTATGCTAAGGGAGAACCGCTTGTTATGTTTGAAACAGTACAGGAGATCGCTATCTACATACACAGGTTCCATAATCTCGACCTTTTCCAGCAAGG ATGGTATCAGATCAAAATTACAATGAGATGGGAGGACGGTAGATACACCTCTCCTGGAACTCCTGCGAGAGTCGTTCAGTATGAAG CTCCTGATTTGGGTTCCGATGATATCATTGGAATATGGAGGATTGATGATAAGGAGAACAGTTTCTCTACCCAGCCTTTTCGGATCAAGTATGCCAGGCAGGATGTTATTCTGTCTGTGATGATCTCTTTTAATATACCACTTCGAAAATTTGAG GTACCTGCCACATCTGCTGTGATTTTGAAGTTTGAGCTTCTGCATGCTTCAATACTGGAAAATGA GTATGACTTTCAAGCATCTCTGGAGGCACTCCCTGCTGCAGTCCATGAATTCCGGATTCCTCCCAAAGGGCTTCTGGGTTTGCATTCATATTTTCCTGTTCATTTTGATACTTTCCATGCTGTGCTTGTTGATTTAAGTGTACATGTCACTCTACTGAAAGCTGGAGCCTACACACCTCCAAAGAAGGTATCCAG TGATATTCATAGAGTTGGAGATGCTGCTCATGAAAATTGCGATAAGTCCAATCAA GTGTTGGACCAAGGGGTGTGTGAGGATTCAAAACATATTTCATTGCTGAAAGCATTGTTAATTGCTCGTGACATTCTTCTAGAAGAATTACAAAAGCTTAGCAAGGCCATAGATCAAAAGGTTGATTTGACTGATTATGTCTCCAATATGGGTGAAAGTAAATTAATTAGTCCCTACTTGCTAGGAGATAATATGGCAAGTATTGGAATCTCAGATGTAACGATGGGAATGAGACGTGTAGCAAGTGAGCCATGGAATAGTTTCAAG AAACCGAATGGCATTTTTGATTTTGGAAGTGATGAGGTGCAGCAGTCCCTTACCAAAGAAAATCTGTTAAGCGCTTTCCATTCAACGAGCAACCAACTTTCATTTTTGTGGAATGTATTTCTAAAGTTTCACAG GGCTAACAAAACCAAGATATTGGAATTCTTGCGTGATGCATGGGCCATTGATCGTAGAGCAGAGTGGTCAATATGGATGGTCTACTCTAAGGTTCATATGCCCCATCAATTTTTGAGAAGTGGAAATGATTCATCATCTCAACATAGTACACGTGGGAGAGTTTCAATTGCAAAGAAGATAAATGATGAT CCAGCTGAGACTGCACAGGCACGTGCTGAGCTTCATCGACGAAGTATTGCACAAATGAGA ATAAACAATCGGTCAGTTCAAGATATGCATATTTTTGGAGATCCTTTACATGTCCCTGTTTTAATTGTGGAACGGGCTGCGAATGCTCCATTCCGTACTACTAGTGGAAATTCCTTCTTCAGTTCTATGGAGCTGAGGGATACACGCATAGAACCCAATATCATGGCTGTAAACAAGTTATCTGCTGCTGGGACGCATAGGAATGGTCGTGTTTTGAGGGCCGTGGTCTTTGTGCATGGATTTCAG GGACATCATCTGGATTTACGGCTTGTTCGGAATCAATGGCTTTTGATAGATCCTGGAGCAGAATTTCTCATGTCAAAGGCTAATGAAGAGAAAACATCTGGAGACTTTAGAGAAATGGGATCAAGGTTGGCTGAGGAAGTGACTTCTtttcttaaaaagaaaatagatagaaTGTCAAGATCTGGAGGCTTCAGAAATATCAAGCTTAGCTTTGTTGGACACTCCATTGGAAATGTCATTATAAGAACTGCCTTAACAG AGAGCGTAATGGAACCATATCTAAGATATCTTCATACGTACTTGTCCATGTCAGGGCCACACTTGGGGTATTTGTACTGCTCCAACTCTTTGTTTAACTCTGGGCTGTGGCTCTTAAAGAAGCTCAAAGGATCACAGTGTATTCACCAGCTTACCTTCTCTGATGATTCAGACCTCCAAAACACTTTTTTCTACAGGCTTTGCAAG AGAAAGACATTTGAGTACTTCAGGAACATAATCCTGTTATCCTCACCCCAG GATGGTTATGTTCCATATCACTCTGCTAGGATTGAATTATGCCAGGCATCGTTGTGGGACTACTCCAAGAAAGGTAAAATCTTCATGGAGATGCTACATAATTGCTTGGACCAGATCTCTTCCCCCTCCTCTGAGCGCCGAGCAGTCATACGATGTGATGTCAACTTTGACACCTCTTCCCATGGGAGGAACTTGAATACCTTCATTGGCCGGGCTGCTCATATTGAGTTCCTTGAGACCGACATTTTTGCAAGGTTATTAATGTGGTCCTTCCCAGAGTTATTCCGATAA
- the LOC122060990 gene encoding protein FAM135B-like isoform X3, with protein sequence MFRGQRFLNGGHHKIPHTKRLLYAKGEPLVMFETVQEIAIYIHRFHNLDLFQQGWYQIKITMRWEDGRYTSPGTPARVVQYEAPDLGSDDIIGIWRIDDKENSFSTQPFRIKYARQDVILSVMISFNIPLRKFEVPATSAVILKFELLHASILENEYDFQASLEALPAAVHEFRIPPKGLLGLHSYFPVHFDTFHAVLVDLSVHVTLLKAGAYTPPKKVSSDIHRVGDAAHENCDKSNQVLDQGVCEDSKHISLLKALLIARDILLEELQKLSKAIDQKVDLTDYVSNMGESKLISPYLLGDNMASIGISDVTMGMRRVASEPWNSFKQKPNGIFDFGSDEVQQSLTKENLLSAFHSTSNQLSFLWNVFLKFHRANKTKILEFLRDAWAIDRRAEWSIWMVYSKVHMPHQFLRSGNDSSSQHSTRGRVSIAKKINDDPAETAQARAELHRRSIAQMRINNRSVQDMHIFGDPLHVPVLIVERAANAPFRTTSGNSFFSSMELRDTRIEPNIMAVNKLSAAGTHRNGRVLRAVVFVHGFQGHHLDLRLVRNQWLLIDPGAEFLMSKANEEKTSGDFREMGSRLAEEVTSFLKKKIDRMSRSGGFRNIKLSFVGHSIGNVIIRTALTGPHLGYLYCSNSLFNSGLWLLKKLKGSQCIHQLTFSDDSDLQNTFFYRLCKRKTFEYFRNIILLSSPQDGYVPYHSARIELCQASLWDYSKKGKIFMEMLHNCLDQISSPSSERRAVIRCDVNFDTSSHGRNLNTFIGRAAHIEFLETDIFARLLMWSFPELFR encoded by the exons ATGTTTCGCGGTCAGAGATTTCTAAATGGTGGTCACCATAAGATCCCGCATACAAAGAGGTTGCTTTATGCTAAGGGAGAACCGCTTGTTATGTTTGAAACAGTACAGGAGATCGCTATCTACATACACAGGTTCCATAATCTCGACCTTTTCCAGCAAGG ATGGTATCAGATCAAAATTACAATGAGATGGGAGGACGGTAGATACACCTCTCCTGGAACTCCTGCGAGAGTCGTTCAGTATGAAG CTCCTGATTTGGGTTCCGATGATATCATTGGAATATGGAGGATTGATGATAAGGAGAACAGTTTCTCTACCCAGCCTTTTCGGATCAAGTATGCCAGGCAGGATGTTATTCTGTCTGTGATGATCTCTTTTAATATACCACTTCGAAAATTTGAG GTACCTGCCACATCTGCTGTGATTTTGAAGTTTGAGCTTCTGCATGCTTCAATACTGGAAAATGA GTATGACTTTCAAGCATCTCTGGAGGCACTCCCTGCTGCAGTCCATGAATTCCGGATTCCTCCCAAAGGGCTTCTGGGTTTGCATTCATATTTTCCTGTTCATTTTGATACTTTCCATGCTGTGCTTGTTGATTTAAGTGTACATGTCACTCTACTGAAAGCTGGAGCCTACACACCTCCAAAGAAGGTATCCAG TGATATTCATAGAGTTGGAGATGCTGCTCATGAAAATTGCGATAAGTCCAATCAA GTGTTGGACCAAGGGGTGTGTGAGGATTCAAAACATATTTCATTGCTGAAAGCATTGTTAATTGCTCGTGACATTCTTCTAGAAGAATTACAAAAGCTTAGCAAGGCCATAGATCAAAAGGTTGATTTGACTGATTATGTCTCCAATATGGGTGAAAGTAAATTAATTAGTCCCTACTTGCTAGGAGATAATATGGCAAGTATTGGAATCTCAGATGTAACGATGGGAATGAGACGTGTAGCAAGTGAGCCATGGAATAGTTTCAAG CAGAAACCGAATGGCATTTTTGATTTTGGAAGTGATGAGGTGCAGCAGTCCCTTACCAAAGAAAATCTGTTAAGCGCTTTCCATTCAACGAGCAACCAACTTTCATTTTTGTGGAATGTATTTCTAAAGTTTCACAG GGCTAACAAAACCAAGATATTGGAATTCTTGCGTGATGCATGGGCCATTGATCGTAGAGCAGAGTGGTCAATATGGATGGTCTACTCTAAGGTTCATATGCCCCATCAATTTTTGAGAAGTGGAAATGATTCATCATCTCAACATAGTACACGTGGGAGAGTTTCAATTGCAAAGAAGATAAATGATGAT CCAGCTGAGACTGCACAGGCACGTGCTGAGCTTCATCGACGAAGTATTGCACAAATGAGA ATAAACAATCGGTCAGTTCAAGATATGCATATTTTTGGAGATCCTTTACATGTCCCTGTTTTAATTGTGGAACGGGCTGCGAATGCTCCATTCCGTACTACTAGTGGAAATTCCTTCTTCAGTTCTATGGAGCTGAGGGATACACGCATAGAACCCAATATCATGGCTGTAAACAAGTTATCTGCTGCTGGGACGCATAGGAATGGTCGTGTTTTGAGGGCCGTGGTCTTTGTGCATGGATTTCAG GGACATCATCTGGATTTACGGCTTGTTCGGAATCAATGGCTTTTGATAGATCCTGGAGCAGAATTTCTCATGTCAAAGGCTAATGAAGAGAAAACATCTGGAGACTTTAGAGAAATGGGATCAAGGTTGGCTGAGGAAGTGACTTCTtttcttaaaaagaaaatagatagaaTGTCAAGATCTGGAGGCTTCAGAAATATCAAGCTTAGCTTTGTTGGACACTCCATTGGAAATGTCATTATAAGAACTGCCTTAACAG GGCCACACTTGGGGTATTTGTACTGCTCCAACTCTTTGTTTAACTCTGGGCTGTGGCTCTTAAAGAAGCTCAAAGGATCACAGTGTATTCACCAGCTTACCTTCTCTGATGATTCAGACCTCCAAAACACTTTTTTCTACAGGCTTTGCAAG AGAAAGACATTTGAGTACTTCAGGAACATAATCCTGTTATCCTCACCCCAG GATGGTTATGTTCCATATCACTCTGCTAGGATTGAATTATGCCAGGCATCGTTGTGGGACTACTCCAAGAAAGGTAAAATCTTCATGGAGATGCTACATAATTGCTTGGACCAGATCTCTTCCCCCTCCTCTGAGCGCCGAGCAGTCATACGATGTGATGTCAACTTTGACACCTCTTCCCATGGGAGGAACTTGAATACCTTCATTGGCCGGGCTGCTCATATTGAGTTCCTTGAGACCGACATTTTTGCAAGGTTATTAATGTGGTCCTTCCCAGAGTTATTCCGATAA
- the LOC122060990 gene encoding uncharacterized protein LOC122060990 isoform X4 — protein sequence MRWEDGRYTSPGTPARVVQYEAPDLGSDDIIGIWRIDDKENSFSTQPFRIKYARQDVILSVMISFNIPLRKFEVPATSAVILKFELLHASILENEYDFQASLEALPAAVHEFRIPPKGLLGLHSYFPVHFDTFHAVLVDLSVHVTLLKAGAYTPPKKVSSDIHRVGDAAHENCDKSNQVLDQGVCEDSKHISLLKALLIARDILLEELQKLSKAIDQKVDLTDYVSNMGESKLISPYLLGDNMASIGISDVTMGMRRVASEPWNSFKQKPNGIFDFGSDEVQQSLTKENLLSAFHSTSNQLSFLWNVFLKFHRANKTKILEFLRDAWAIDRRAEWSIWMVYSKVHMPHQFLRSGNDSSSQHSTRGRVSIAKKINDDPAETAQARAELHRRSIAQMRINNRSVQDMHIFGDPLHVPVLIVERAANAPFRTTSGNSFFSSMELRDTRIEPNIMAVNKLSAAGTHRNGRVLRAVVFVHGFQGHHLDLRLVRNQWLLIDPGAEFLMSKANEEKTSGDFREMGSRLAEEVTSFLKKKIDRMSRSGGFRNIKLSFVGHSIGNVIIRTALTESVMEPYLRYLHTYLSMSGPHLGYLYCSNSLFNSGLWLLKKLKGSQCIHQLTFSDDSDLQNTFFYRLCKRKTFEYFRNIILLSSPQDGYVPYHSARIELCQASLWDYSKKGKIFMEMLHNCLDQISSPSSERRAVIRCDVNFDTSSHGRNLNTFIGRAAHIEFLETDIFARLLMWSFPELFR from the exons ATGAGATGGGAGGACGGTAGATACACCTCTCCTGGAACTCCTGCGAGAGTCGTTCAGTATGAAG CTCCTGATTTGGGTTCCGATGATATCATTGGAATATGGAGGATTGATGATAAGGAGAACAGTTTCTCTACCCAGCCTTTTCGGATCAAGTATGCCAGGCAGGATGTTATTCTGTCTGTGATGATCTCTTTTAATATACCACTTCGAAAATTTGAG GTACCTGCCACATCTGCTGTGATTTTGAAGTTTGAGCTTCTGCATGCTTCAATACTGGAAAATGA GTATGACTTTCAAGCATCTCTGGAGGCACTCCCTGCTGCAGTCCATGAATTCCGGATTCCTCCCAAAGGGCTTCTGGGTTTGCATTCATATTTTCCTGTTCATTTTGATACTTTCCATGCTGTGCTTGTTGATTTAAGTGTACATGTCACTCTACTGAAAGCTGGAGCCTACACACCTCCAAAGAAGGTATCCAG TGATATTCATAGAGTTGGAGATGCTGCTCATGAAAATTGCGATAAGTCCAATCAA GTGTTGGACCAAGGGGTGTGTGAGGATTCAAAACATATTTCATTGCTGAAAGCATTGTTAATTGCTCGTGACATTCTTCTAGAAGAATTACAAAAGCTTAGCAAGGCCATAGATCAAAAGGTTGATTTGACTGATTATGTCTCCAATATGGGTGAAAGTAAATTAATTAGTCCCTACTTGCTAGGAGATAATATGGCAAGTATTGGAATCTCAGATGTAACGATGGGAATGAGACGTGTAGCAAGTGAGCCATGGAATAGTTTCAAG CAGAAACCGAATGGCATTTTTGATTTTGGAAGTGATGAGGTGCAGCAGTCCCTTACCAAAGAAAATCTGTTAAGCGCTTTCCATTCAACGAGCAACCAACTTTCATTTTTGTGGAATGTATTTCTAAAGTTTCACAG GGCTAACAAAACCAAGATATTGGAATTCTTGCGTGATGCATGGGCCATTGATCGTAGAGCAGAGTGGTCAATATGGATGGTCTACTCTAAGGTTCATATGCCCCATCAATTTTTGAGAAGTGGAAATGATTCATCATCTCAACATAGTACACGTGGGAGAGTTTCAATTGCAAAGAAGATAAATGATGAT CCAGCTGAGACTGCACAGGCACGTGCTGAGCTTCATCGACGAAGTATTGCACAAATGAGA ATAAACAATCGGTCAGTTCAAGATATGCATATTTTTGGAGATCCTTTACATGTCCCTGTTTTAATTGTGGAACGGGCTGCGAATGCTCCATTCCGTACTACTAGTGGAAATTCCTTCTTCAGTTCTATGGAGCTGAGGGATACACGCATAGAACCCAATATCATGGCTGTAAACAAGTTATCTGCTGCTGGGACGCATAGGAATGGTCGTGTTTTGAGGGCCGTGGTCTTTGTGCATGGATTTCAG GGACATCATCTGGATTTACGGCTTGTTCGGAATCAATGGCTTTTGATAGATCCTGGAGCAGAATTTCTCATGTCAAAGGCTAATGAAGAGAAAACATCTGGAGACTTTAGAGAAATGGGATCAAGGTTGGCTGAGGAAGTGACTTCTtttcttaaaaagaaaatagatagaaTGTCAAGATCTGGAGGCTTCAGAAATATCAAGCTTAGCTTTGTTGGACACTCCATTGGAAATGTCATTATAAGAACTGCCTTAACAG AGAGCGTAATGGAACCATATCTAAGATATCTTCATACGTACTTGTCCATGTCAGGGCCACACTTGGGGTATTTGTACTGCTCCAACTCTTTGTTTAACTCTGGGCTGTGGCTCTTAAAGAAGCTCAAAGGATCACAGTGTATTCACCAGCTTACCTTCTCTGATGATTCAGACCTCCAAAACACTTTTTTCTACAGGCTTTGCAAG AGAAAGACATTTGAGTACTTCAGGAACATAATCCTGTTATCCTCACCCCAG GATGGTTATGTTCCATATCACTCTGCTAGGATTGAATTATGCCAGGCATCGTTGTGGGACTACTCCAAGAAAGGTAAAATCTTCATGGAGATGCTACATAATTGCTTGGACCAGATCTCTTCCCCCTCCTCTGAGCGCCGAGCAGTCATACGATGTGATGTCAACTTTGACACCTCTTCCCATGGGAGGAACTTGAATACCTTCATTGGCCGGGCTGCTCATATTGAGTTCCTTGAGACCGACATTTTTGCAAGGTTATTAATGTGGTCCTTCCCAGAGTTATTCCGATAA
- the LOC122060990 gene encoding protein FAM135B-like isoform X1: protein MFRGQRFLNGGHHKIPHTKRLLYAKGEPLVMFETVQEIAIYIHRFHNLDLFQQGWYQIKITMRWEDGRYTSPGTPARVVQYEAPDLGSDDIIGIWRIDDKENSFSTQPFRIKYARQDVILSVMISFNIPLRKFEVPATSAVILKFELLHASILENEYDFQASLEALPAAVHEFRIPPKGLLGLHSYFPVHFDTFHAVLVDLSVHVTLLKAGAYTPPKKVSSDIHRVGDAAHENCDKSNQVLDQGVCEDSKHISLLKALLIARDILLEELQKLSKAIDQKVDLTDYVSNMGESKLISPYLLGDNMASIGISDVTMGMRRVASEPWNSFKQKPNGIFDFGSDEVQQSLTKENLLSAFHSTSNQLSFLWNVFLKFHRANKTKILEFLRDAWAIDRRAEWSIWMVYSKVHMPHQFLRSGNDSSSQHSTRGRVSIAKKINDDPAETAQARAELHRRSIAQMRINNRSVQDMHIFGDPLHVPVLIVERAANAPFRTTSGNSFFSSMELRDTRIEPNIMAVNKLSAAGTHRNGRVLRAVVFVHGFQGHHLDLRLVRNQWLLIDPGAEFLMSKANEEKTSGDFREMGSRLAEEVTSFLKKKIDRMSRSGGFRNIKLSFVGHSIGNVIIRTALTESVMEPYLRYLHTYLSMSGPHLGYLYCSNSLFNSGLWLLKKLKGSQCIHQLTFSDDSDLQNTFFYRLCKRKTFEYFRNIILLSSPQDGYVPYHSARIELCQASLWDYSKKGKIFMEMLHNCLDQISSPSSERRAVIRCDVNFDTSSHGRNLNTFIGRAAHIEFLETDIFARLLMWSFPELFR, encoded by the exons ATGTTTCGCGGTCAGAGATTTCTAAATGGTGGTCACCATAAGATCCCGCATACAAAGAGGTTGCTTTATGCTAAGGGAGAACCGCTTGTTATGTTTGAAACAGTACAGGAGATCGCTATCTACATACACAGGTTCCATAATCTCGACCTTTTCCAGCAAGG ATGGTATCAGATCAAAATTACAATGAGATGGGAGGACGGTAGATACACCTCTCCTGGAACTCCTGCGAGAGTCGTTCAGTATGAAG CTCCTGATTTGGGTTCCGATGATATCATTGGAATATGGAGGATTGATGATAAGGAGAACAGTTTCTCTACCCAGCCTTTTCGGATCAAGTATGCCAGGCAGGATGTTATTCTGTCTGTGATGATCTCTTTTAATATACCACTTCGAAAATTTGAG GTACCTGCCACATCTGCTGTGATTTTGAAGTTTGAGCTTCTGCATGCTTCAATACTGGAAAATGA GTATGACTTTCAAGCATCTCTGGAGGCACTCCCTGCTGCAGTCCATGAATTCCGGATTCCTCCCAAAGGGCTTCTGGGTTTGCATTCATATTTTCCTGTTCATTTTGATACTTTCCATGCTGTGCTTGTTGATTTAAGTGTACATGTCACTCTACTGAAAGCTGGAGCCTACACACCTCCAAAGAAGGTATCCAG TGATATTCATAGAGTTGGAGATGCTGCTCATGAAAATTGCGATAAGTCCAATCAA GTGTTGGACCAAGGGGTGTGTGAGGATTCAAAACATATTTCATTGCTGAAAGCATTGTTAATTGCTCGTGACATTCTTCTAGAAGAATTACAAAAGCTTAGCAAGGCCATAGATCAAAAGGTTGATTTGACTGATTATGTCTCCAATATGGGTGAAAGTAAATTAATTAGTCCCTACTTGCTAGGAGATAATATGGCAAGTATTGGAATCTCAGATGTAACGATGGGAATGAGACGTGTAGCAAGTGAGCCATGGAATAGTTTCAAG CAGAAACCGAATGGCATTTTTGATTTTGGAAGTGATGAGGTGCAGCAGTCCCTTACCAAAGAAAATCTGTTAAGCGCTTTCCATTCAACGAGCAACCAACTTTCATTTTTGTGGAATGTATTTCTAAAGTTTCACAG GGCTAACAAAACCAAGATATTGGAATTCTTGCGTGATGCATGGGCCATTGATCGTAGAGCAGAGTGGTCAATATGGATGGTCTACTCTAAGGTTCATATGCCCCATCAATTTTTGAGAAGTGGAAATGATTCATCATCTCAACATAGTACACGTGGGAGAGTTTCAATTGCAAAGAAGATAAATGATGAT CCAGCTGAGACTGCACAGGCACGTGCTGAGCTTCATCGACGAAGTATTGCACAAATGAGA ATAAACAATCGGTCAGTTCAAGATATGCATATTTTTGGAGATCCTTTACATGTCCCTGTTTTAATTGTGGAACGGGCTGCGAATGCTCCATTCCGTACTACTAGTGGAAATTCCTTCTTCAGTTCTATGGAGCTGAGGGATACACGCATAGAACCCAATATCATGGCTGTAAACAAGTTATCTGCTGCTGGGACGCATAGGAATGGTCGTGTTTTGAGGGCCGTGGTCTTTGTGCATGGATTTCAG GGACATCATCTGGATTTACGGCTTGTTCGGAATCAATGGCTTTTGATAGATCCTGGAGCAGAATTTCTCATGTCAAAGGCTAATGAAGAGAAAACATCTGGAGACTTTAGAGAAATGGGATCAAGGTTGGCTGAGGAAGTGACTTCTtttcttaaaaagaaaatagatagaaTGTCAAGATCTGGAGGCTTCAGAAATATCAAGCTTAGCTTTGTTGGACACTCCATTGGAAATGTCATTATAAGAACTGCCTTAACAG AGAGCGTAATGGAACCATATCTAAGATATCTTCATACGTACTTGTCCATGTCAGGGCCACACTTGGGGTATTTGTACTGCTCCAACTCTTTGTTTAACTCTGGGCTGTGGCTCTTAAAGAAGCTCAAAGGATCACAGTGTATTCACCAGCTTACCTTCTCTGATGATTCAGACCTCCAAAACACTTTTTTCTACAGGCTTTGCAAG AGAAAGACATTTGAGTACTTCAGGAACATAATCCTGTTATCCTCACCCCAG GATGGTTATGTTCCATATCACTCTGCTAGGATTGAATTATGCCAGGCATCGTTGTGGGACTACTCCAAGAAAGGTAAAATCTTCATGGAGATGCTACATAATTGCTTGGACCAGATCTCTTCCCCCTCCTCTGAGCGCCGAGCAGTCATACGATGTGATGTCAACTTTGACACCTCTTCCCATGGGAGGAACTTGAATACCTTCATTGGCCGGGCTGCTCATATTGAGTTCCTTGAGACCGACATTTTTGCAAGGTTATTAATGTGGTCCTTCCCAGAGTTATTCCGATAA